The genomic region AATAATTCACGTGGTTGTGATTGAGCGATTTTCAGCATGTTTGACCCCTTTTTGACCTGTTACCCTTTTAGCTATTTCAGTTTGAACCGTTCGAAAAAGGCCAAACCAAAACCGACCAAATTATAAGTAATTGAGTCGAAATTGCTACCTCTTATATGCTCCTGTTGTTGCTTCCCATACAAACTTATAACAATTGCATCGTATTGACTTCAGGTAAGAGACCAAACACTGAGCCGGATAAAGAGCAATATAGAACTAATGGTTGCTACTAATGGCGGGAAAAAGGCGGTTATCATCCCGCATTCAATGGGTGTTATCTACTTCCTGCATTTCATGAAATGGGTCGAGGCACCAGCACCAATGGGTGGCGGAGGTGGACCAGATTGGTGTGCTAAACACATAAAAGCGGTGATGAATATCGGTGGACCATTTTTAGGTGTCCCAAAAGCTGTAGCCGGGCTTTTCTCTGCGGAAGCTAAAGATATTGCATCAGTCAGgtttataattaaattttaaaattCTTCAATTAAGGTGTAAACAAGCGAGATTGATCTCAAATTTAAGCTCACATacatagggctgcaaacgaaccaaacgtttggTGAACGGTTCCTGTACcgttcggcaggaagttcgtttgtgttcgttcgtttattaaacaaacgaaaacgaacaagaaatttcgttcgtttagttaaatgaacgaacatgaacaaaggccgcgttcgttcatttatgttcgtgaacgtttggtaacgtgttcgtttgtgttcgatagtcaattagtgtttttagtttttatattttatttaaatacttcaaaattccgacaaataacatatttaacaaatgtcagtgtattatatattctgttcatgaatgcttgtttgtgttcgtttgtttccatttgtgttcatgaacattagtttgtgttcgtttgtgttcatcaacgttcgttttCGTTGGGtgtctaaaattaacaaacaaacacaaacaagttcatttccttaacaaacgaacacgaacgtatattttaacaaacgaacacgaacaaggtctcgCTCGTGTTCATTCGGTTCGTTTGCAACCCTACGCATACTCCTTTAAGTACAACGTTGCCTATTTAGTATTTACAATATATAGATGCACCTTAATTGCAGGGCCCTTGCACCAGGTGTGTTAGACTCGGATTTATTTCAGATTCAAACGTTACAACATGTAATGAGAATGAGCCGCACATGGGATTCAACCATGTCTATGATACCGAAAGGCGGGGACACCATTTGGGGCGGCCTCAATTGGTCACCCGAAGAAGGGTATAGTCCAAGGAGGAGTAAACATGGAAAAAACGACACTGAATCTCCCACCGTAAGTGATTCTGCAAGTGAAGTAACACATGCAAATTATGGAAGGATAGTATCGTTCGGGAGAGATGTAGCAGAGGCACCATCTTCAGAGATCGAGAGGATAGAATTTAGAGTAAGTGTTTTGATATCGGGTTATCCAAACAATCATATTAACACTATACGTCACGTTCGTTTTAGAACCAATAATATGTCGAGAGAGAAATTGATTACAAATATAATTGTTGATTAGTTACTAAATAAATACCCCTCTTTTACTTCAACCATATGACACAATTTATATATACACTTAAAAAGAATGTACCAATTCTACCCTCAAATTTCACAATAATGTCAAAAGTAATTCTCTAACTTTGTAAATGTCACTTTGACCCTCTCAAGCTTCTAAAGTTTTGAGTTTACCCTGAAACTAACTTCTTACTTTTTTATATTTACATATgtgacggtataaattcgagttcgtCTGCGTTTTAACGTAATTTTTGTACGTTTTGAGTTGGACTACGTTTCGACATAAATTTTGTTTCAAAACAAACCGGGTCAAATATAAGTCAGGTCAAATGTAGTCTATACTTTATCACGTCGCGCACGACGCTACATCCCGTGTTTATTTTATGGACGTTTAGAGTTGGTCTACGTGtcgacgtaaattttgtttggaaacaagtcaggccaaatataatacattttcattcaACGGTATGAATACGGATTACTCTACGTTTCAACGTAAATTTAGTGCGAAAACGAGTCGGCGTTTCAACGTAAATTTAGTGCGAAAACGAGTCGGGTTGATTGTAGTCTATAATTTATAATGTCGCGTATGGTGCTGCCGCAGCGCGGCGGGTAAAAACGTAGCTGagtacaaaaataaatatagggTTTGACATCGAGTGTTTTGGGTCAACCCGACCCATTTTGATGTGTCACCCAACCCTTCTGGCGGGCCCGTTTTGCTACATCTAGTAGTTATAGATGGAACCCACACAACAAAATTCTGTACTAACATAATTGTTAATGTTTAGGGTGCTGTGAAGGGTATCAATGTTGCAAACAATACATGTCGGGCCGTGTGGACCGAATACCATGACATGGGATTTGGTGGAATCAAGGCTGTTGCGGAGTACAAGGTATATACAGCTGGCGAAATCGTGGAACTACTGGAGTTTGTTGCTCCAAAAATGATGGAACGCGGTAGTGCTCATTTTTCGTATGGTATTGCTGACAATTTGGATGATCCAAAATATACACATTACAAGTATTGGTCTAACCCATTGGAGACAAAGTAAGAATCCTTCTGTTGTTATCTTTATGATCTTCGAATATATATAATTACCTTTATACCCATTAGTATTTAGTAATAtttagtaataaaatccatatTTAGGTTACCAAACGCTCCAGACATGGAGATCTATTCAATGTATGGAGTTGGCATCCCAACCGAAAGAGCATATGTCTACAAACTCACACCTGCAGCAGAGTGCTACATACCATTCCAAATTGACACGTCAGCAAAGGATAAAGGCGAGGACGGGTGTTTAAAAGACGGAGTTTATACGGTTGACGGGGATGAAACAGTACCAGCACTAAGCGCGGGTTACATGTGCGCAAAGGGTTGGCGTGGGAAAACGCGATTCAATCCTTCGGGAATTAAAACTTATGTCAGGGAATACGATCACAACCCTCCATCCAACTTTCTCGAGGGCCGGGGCACTCAAAGCGGGGCCCATGTGGATATTATGGGTAATTTTCAGTTGATTGAAGATGTTATAAGAGTTGCAGCCGGAGCCACGGGTGAAGAACTGGGAGGTGATCAGGTGTACACTGGTATATTCGAGTGGTCTGAGAAGATCAATCTAAAGTTGTGAAATATGTGACTTAGATTTTATACAAACAGTATATCAGGGTGCGTTTATTACATAGTTTTGATTAGAGATCTGCGATACATGGAAGATTATTGTGTCATATTTAAAGCAATAAGGGTTAGTGCGCTTCTTGCAGTTCTCTACTTGAATTTGTCTATGTATTAAGCGTGAACTCTATGTGCATTATTGATCCACAAATCTGTATTGTGGGTGGATTAGTTTGTAATATGTAGCATGTTGCTTCCTTAAACAGCCATAAAGATTTGTTTGTTGTATCTTAAAATATGTAATCATTTTTAGGAAAGAGTAACATTGATATGTGGACTTTATATTTTGATATTATTATTACAAGTAAGCATGAAAACGTTTTATAAATGAAAACAAAATTTATGTGGAAGCGTACATATAAAGTAACATGATAACGTATTAcatttgacccgactcgtttcTGAATAAAATTTACGTCGAAATGTAGACGAACTTGAATTTATATTGTCAAATCAatacgtattatatttgactcaactcgtttccaaacaattTTTTGTCGACATGTagaccaactcgaatttataccaacAAAAATCAGATAATATATAATTTAAGGGGGTCTAGGTGACATTTTATAAAGTTCATTAAAAGTTAAGAGGTTGAAAATTACATTTTTCTAAACTTAAAGGgctaaaaagaaaaacaaacttTTCTAAAGTTAAAGTTTAAGAGGGGCTAAATTATTATTTCCAGCTTATTACACAGGAGTTGTAACCATGTGTGACAATGTTGTGTTGACAACAacaattttaatctttttaacagtttatatatttttttgtagaTTTTTTTAGAAAAAGAAATACCTATTACACACTCATATATAGCCATTTTAATCCAGATTTACAAAAATCACTCAATTTGTCTTTAATTTAGACATTTCATCTTTGTGTGAGAACATGTAACAAACATGTGTGAATGTTCAGTATCTTATATAAGTTAAAACAAATTGTAGAAGTAAGAAGATGTGGGATGGATGGATTGAAAATCAGAATGTTTATCCGTTTAACATGATTAATTCATAAATAAATTGGGCAAATAGTGGTTATTAGAAAATATTTTTACTCGACCTTTTTTTTATTAAACGTAGCTACTTCGGATAGTAGGATACGTTAATACATTGCTTTATTGTTCATTAATacattgatttttttattaaacgtCCATGCCTACGGATATATAGATGATGGATGACGTCGCAAATTTATTGTTCGTTAAGTTTATCTACGACATACATTCCAGTTCCACCTATTATCGGTTTAGCATTTAACACAGGAATTCATTTTACAAGGTCATGAGTAAAAATAAGAACTAAAGAGATTgaacttatttttttttatttttgtatttgaTACTCTTGTTTTGACTGTTTGGGCTTGACAAACTGGAGATGCTTTTGTCCCACATCGGCTGCCAACGCAAATGGTAGCCATGATATAAGCAGGGTACGGAGGTCAACCAGCACGACGTTACTTGAACAGGATCTGTTCTATAGGCTCGTACCTCTGTATTCTTGATTCCTAAAAGAAAGAAACCCATGTCTGGTTGATGAACCAGGACCATGTAACCAGAGCGTGATTAACAGAGCCCATGGTCCCTGACCATGGCTCAGTAGAGGATCGTTGTCAGTCCAACTCCTTGGGCTTGATATGATTACATGGTTGTCTGACAGACATATCTTCTTTTTTTATATGCCTGAACCAGTGGCCAAAGTTATGTCGGAACCTACTCTCGCTGAGAGTAATATCGAAGAACGTGGGAAAAGAGATAGAAATTGGATTCGGGTAAATCTGGAACTGGAACGCCGCTATTGAATCGGGTTCATTCGGCCATTTTAGGTTATTGGTTAATTTTGGTTCATCGGGTGAAGCCTCACACCCTTGTAAATAgttaaatacaaaaaaaataaataaataaataatccaaaacaGTTCAACATGATGAAGTTTAATACCTCTTCATGACCTCTACATCCGCTGACAAACGGGTGGTAATATATTTCATattttgataataataataaaaaacgctaactatataaataaaactGGATCTATGATTCCGGATATGAACATGCTCACGAGATATTGTCCAAATAGTAGAAGAAAAGGGatagtaacaaaaaaaaaaagaatggaTGTCTGTCAGACAACCATGTAACCATGTCAAGCCCAAGAAGATGGACTTACAACGATCCTCTACTGAGCCATGGTCAGGACCATGGGctctgttattattattattttgataataataataaaaaacgctaactatataaataaaactGGATCTATGATTCCGGATATGAACATGCTCACGAGATATTGTCCAAATAGTAGAAGAAAAGGGatagtaacaaaaaaaaaagaatggaTGTCTGTTAGACAACCATGTAACCATGTCAAGCCCAAGAAGATGGACTTACAACGATCCTCTACTGAGCCATGGTCAGGACCATGGGCTCTGTTAATCACGCTCTGGTTACATGGTCCTGGTGCCTATAGAACAGATCCTGTTCAAGTAAGGTCGTGTTGGTTGAGCTCCGTACCCTGCTTATATGATGGCTACCATTTGCATTGGCAGCCGATGTGGGACAAAAGCATCTGCAGTTTGTCAAGCCTAAACAGTCAAAACAAGACTAtcaaatacaaaaataaaaaaaaaattagttcaATCTCTTTAGTTCTTATTTTTACTCATGACTCTCTCGAACCCAAAAAATCAAAACATGACAGTCAAAACATCGACGAGTGGAGATGGACAGCCGATCAAACGGGTCGGTTATCAGTTAAATAAGCTTCaggatattttttttttcttttgattttgtAAAGCTTTAGAGACAAACTCATTGAGCCACCCATTCACCCATGTCTCTAATAAGAGTATAAGACTACTTAATATCAGGTTAAATAAGATCAAAATGTGAAAACACATTACCGCCAATCTGATTACATGctcaataatttttttttttaaaaaaaagccCGCACCTGATCACACATAATATTTATGGATGCCTTTAATAGTTGATTTTTAAGTACTTCAAACAAAAAAATGCATAAATGTTATTGTTTTCTGATGTATGAAATTatcatttgagttatgataaatatttatttttctattttttttaaacctaAATCTGAAAACGTTAGTTAGCTAAAAATCGgtttaatagttttttttttgcttttcttTGGTTCGATTTTGATTATACCGTTAATAGTTTTTGcattttttataaacaaatgttatTAGCAAGTATATGCTCtttaataaaatctttttggtggaTAAATAGATACATcacaatttgatttttttttttttatttatgatcATAGATATGGGTACTTAACAATTGTGGCTTCTTGTGAAGCATCAGCAATCCATTCTGTCAATAATCACAGTAAGTTCCGACATAATATTAAGCCAACATTAACGAGCCCATCCATGACCATATTGTCGAACAGCTTATTTTCTTTCTAAACTGGCCACTTTAGCCCATATAAGATGAAAGAATCTTCATGAGATATGACCAGATAggcaaaaaaaaaagaattatcaCCATAACAGAAAGGAATAAAAAAGGATAGGATGTCTGTCAGACAACCATGTAACCATGTCAAGCCCAAGATTAACGAGCCCATCCATGACCATATTGTCGAACAGCTTATTTTCTTTCTAAACTGGCCACTTTAGCCCATATAAGATGAAAGAATCTTCATGAGATATGACCAGATAggcaaaaaaaaaagaattatcaCCATAACAGAAAGGAATAAAAAAGGATAGGATGTCTGTCAGACAACCATGTAACCATGTCAAGCCCAAGAAGATGGACTGACAACGATCCTCTACTGAGCCATATGGTCGAGACCATGGGCTCTGTTAATCACGCTCTAGTTACATGGTCCTGATTCATCAACCAGACATGGGTTTCTGTCTTCTTAGGAGTCAAGAATACAGAGGTACGAGCCTATAGAACAGATCCTGTTCAAGTAAGGTCGTGCTGGTTCACCTCCGTACCCTTCTTATAAGATGGCTACCATTTGCTTTGGCAGCCGATGTGGGACAAAAGCATATGCAGTTTGTCAAGCCCAAACAGTCAAAACAAGACTATCACATACAAAAATTTCAGCTCTACGTTTTTATTTGTCTATTTTTATTCAAAAGCATGTTTTCTAGGTTGTTTGATTTGAAAACCATGAAAGACTACCTCGTATACTTGTATCGCAAAGGATATCATCATATGGGAATCTGGCTAACTCTTTCAGATGGAGCTAGAGGTAGAAAAATCTTGCTGCAAAATTAACAGTTAGATGTTGCAGCCTTGGAGTGCATTTTGGAGATCTAAGAACAACGACGACGAGTGGAGATGGACAGCGGATCAAACGGGTCGTTTTTTGGTTAAATCATTGGGGTCAATTTTTAGTTAAATCATTGAGAACTCTTTGCTCGGTTCAATCAACCGTTTTGAATGTGTTTGGGAAAGTCGTATGGATAAACTGGATCCCGCTTATAACAAGTTGCTTCGTTTGGAGATTATGACAGAACAAAGTTACTTTAGTTTCAAACTGGATTTCCACAACTGTTGAAGATATCAACCGTTTATTCCTTTCATAGTTTCGAGCTTTTATGCCACAATGATTTGGCAGCAAGTCCTCCTATGGAGTGGCTTGGATTTTGtagtgaattctcagagacgctaTGGCAGTCCAAGGTGGTTGAGGAGCTAAAATCGAATCCGTTTTGTGGATCAGGCATAGATCCAGGTCAGGACAACCATGTAACCATGTCAAGGTGGCTAGAATAGAACATCTGGTTCAGGCATATCTGCATTTTAAACTGGCCACTTTAGTCCATATAAGATGAATCTTCATgagcatggttgtaaaaatcccaaCTAGTCTCCGATTAGTCGctgattaatcactaatcggaGGTTCACCGATTAATGGCTGATTAATTGCTAGGCGGTCAATTGCGGTCCTATTCTGGCCAAATTTTAGCCTGACGCCGGCCAAATTTCGACCAAACCTTATAAATTCCTTCCAAATACTTGATATGATTAGATAGTAGGAAAAAAGGGATACTAGCTAGTAATTAAAAAGTTAAGATGTCTGTCAGATAACCATGTAACCATGTCAAGCCCAAGAAGATGGACTGACAACAATCCTCTACTGAGCCATGGTCAAGACCATGGGCTCTGTTAATCACGCTCTGGTTACATGGTCCTGGCTCATCAACCAGACATGGGTTTCTGTCTTCTTAGGAATCAAGAATACAGAGGTACGAGCCTATAGAACAGATCCTGTTCAAGTAAGGTCGTGCTGGTTAACCTCCGTACCCTCTTTATATGATGCATTCCATTTGCATTGGCAGACGATGTGGGACTTAAGCATCTGCAGTTTGTCAAGCCCAAACGGTCAAAACAAGACAAGACTAtcaaatacaaaaataaaaacaagaatttTAGTTCTAATTTTTTATTTGTCTATTTTTAATCAAAATCAAGTTTTCTAGGTTGTTTGATTTAGAAACCATGAAAGACTGCATCTTATCGGTGTATCGCAAACTGCGAAGGATATCATCGGATGTGAATTTGGCTAGCTCTTTTACATGGAGCGGGGGATAGAAAAATCTTGCCTCAGAATTAACAGTTGGATGTTGCGGACTTAGAGTGCATTTTGGAGAGTTTTGTATTTAAGAACATCAACAACAAGTGGAGATGAACAGCGGATCAAACGGGTCAATTTTTAGTTAAATCATTGAGGACTCTTTGCTCGCTTCAGTCAACAACTTTGAATGTGTTCGAGCAATTCATATGCGTAAACAGGATTCCGCTAAAACAAATTACTTCGTTTGAAGATTACGACAGAACAACTTTGAATCTATTAATGCTAGAATACTATTACACAATCATGAAACTACTATCTATTAATCATGAAACTGTGAGTTGAAGTCAATAATACATATATATTACACTTATATTTACATTACAGGCAAATAAAAACACTTGACATAACTATAGTTGTGTCATATTATTCTAACGTtaatagataataataataattcatatgTGTAGCGTATTGTGTTTCCAACTAGTTTCATGATTACATTTAACTAATTTGTATATTCATAAGGTGAGTTGAATTTAATTTGACCAAGTTTTGTTTAACGCTCAAGGTGAGGGTTCTCATTGGGCGGGTCAGAGTTGTCCCTGCAAAACAATATCACATATATGAACAACCAAGACATGATCACAGGGCCGTCTTCGAAAATCACAAAAGAATTTTTGGCCCTGTGCACgataaaaaatttgggccctattCATTAATTCATTATGTTTGTTTATTGATTTGGGCCAAGTCATTAATCCATTACACACTAAATCAGTTAGCCTTTTGAATTTGATTGGTAAAAACAGTTGAGCTTTAACGTTTTTGATTCATAAATATAGGTCCTTTAAGTTTTTTCCCttaaaaacatacaaattttttaaaatatgtatataaaaaaacttaaaaaaaatttcGGGCCCTACATCATGTTATTTATCTGTAAGGGCCTATTTTTTTAATCAAACTATACCATcaaaagaaagaaacaaaaaaacaaaagattGTTGTTTTTTCTCACGTTTCCCTTACGCTTCTCTCTACATGCAAATTAAGCTTGAACCAATGGTGAATACATGAATTTTGAGCAAGGGGCAAGATATGGGTCGGTCAAAATAGTGTGAATATATGTGGACTCAAAGCGCTATTATTTTTAAGTAATTATATATTTACCTCAATAAAAATAGTAAAAATTAACTAACAATTGAACAATTTTGATATAAAATGTAACTTGAACAATCATTTCTTATAAACAAAACAATTAAACTTAGCTGAAACAATATAAATTGAAAAATCACCGTTTACTTTATTTTTTTGATgaaactaatttaaaaaaaaatccactATGGGCCCAATAGCCACTGACATCCTTacaaagttaaaaaaatgttttgaattgaaacaaaaaaaattggaatTAGCATGCTTCGAACCTGAATCTCTTGGATATAGGTACAAGAAGGTAACCATTTGCA from Helianthus annuus cultivar XRQ/B chromosome 10, HanXRQr2.0-SUNRISE, whole genome shotgun sequence harbors:
- the LOC110886458 gene encoding phospholipid:diacylglycerol acyltransferase 1 — encoded protein: MALLRRRKQPDSDPHPDPDQDPKPDEEDDKEQKASKKSNKNGKIKNYSCLDNCCWFVGCVCSVWWLLLFLYNAMPASFPQFVTEAISGPFPDPPGVKCLKEGLKAKHPVVFVPGIVTGGLELWEGHQCMDGLFRKRLWGGTFGEVYKRPSCWVQHMSLDNKTGMDPPGIRVRPVSGLVAADYFAPGYFVWAVLIANLARVGYEEKNMYMAAYDWRLSFQNTEVRDQTLSRIKSNIELMVATNGGKKAVIIPHSMGVIYFLHFMKWVEAPAPMGGGGGPDWCAKHIKAVMNIGGPFLGVPKAVAGLFSAEAKDIASVRALAPGVLDSDLFQIQTLQHVMRMSRTWDSTMSMIPKGGDTIWGGLNWSPEEGYSPRRSKHGKNDTESPTVSDSASEVTHANYGRIVSFGRDVAEAPSSEIERIEFRGAVKGINVANNTCRAVWTEYHDMGFGGIKAVAEYKVYTAGEIVELLEFVAPKMMERGSAHFSYGIADNLDDPKYTHYKYWSNPLETKLPNAPDMEIYSMYGVGIPTERAYVYKLTPAAECYIPFQIDTSAKDKGEDGCLKDGVYTVDGDETVPALSAGYMCAKGWRGKTRFNPSGIKTYVREYDHNPPSNFLEGRGTQSGAHVDIMGNFQLIEDVIRVAAGATGEELGGDQVYTGIFEWSEKINLKL